Genomic segment of Bos taurus isolate L1 Dominette 01449 registration number 42190680 breed Hereford chromosome X, ARS-UCD2.0, whole genome shotgun sequence:
CAGCTTGGATTCTTGGAGGCACTTTTCTAGAAGTAGAGACTGTGAGTGTTTCACGCTGCTGCCAAGCATGCTTTCCTTTTGTATATCCTCCatcttttccatcttcttttttttattgattgTGCCCCTCTTTTCCtccagacaaaaaggaaaaaaagaaaaaaaagaaagacaaagagaagacTGGCCAGGAGGTACAGGCAGAGCAGCCAGCCTCCTCTTCATTGCCCAGAAGCAAGATGATAAAGGAAAAGGATGACCCTGGCTCCAAAAATCACAGTGGCAAGCActcagagaaggcagagaagggtCAGAAGTCAGAGTCCAGGGAGGTGCGGAAGTCCCACCCCAGTTCTCCTGAGGTCAGGATGACCTGCCATGGTGGAACGGAGGACCGAGAGAAGGAGCCAAGAAAGGAGAAGTCCAAGCACGAACACAAGTCATCAAgcaggagggaagagagagaagacaggcacagggagagagacaggggTCGAAGCTCAGACATACATTCCAGACGGCATGACAGGCGCTCTGAGGGGCGTACTCACAGGAGTAGAAGTAGGAGTCGAGATAAATCCCACCGGCACAAAAGGTCCCGGCATTCCCGGGACCGGGAGTCCTCTAATCCCAGGGAGCACAGGCATCAGTGATGCCACAGCCTGTTCAGCTATTCAGCACGGTAGAATTAAAAATGAgctgtatttttcaaatacaaTGAAATTCAGTTATTCTTTTACTATATTTACATGTAAAGTCTCTGAGAATGAATTCTTTTGATCCCTTGAGTATAATCATCATCAAGAGAGCTGTAGTTTTTAACAGCTAAATGTCCTGGATTTTTGAGCAGAATCCATTGTCCCTGGGAATATACTTGGTACTTTTGCTGCTTACCAGAGCATGTACCTAACTAAATCTGGGTTTATAAATATGGCCATTGAATTCATGACCCCAATTTATGATGAAATGGGCAGAAAGGGGAAATACCAGACAGTTCTAGAATTCCAGTCTTTGTGCTACATGTTAAGAACCTTTCCAGTTGGCAGCTATAACTACTGAGCAGAGAAGTGTGGCTTAATTAGGTTCAGACAGGTTGCTATGAATGTGATAAGGATTCTTAACatcagcctgctccttccttaaTTTTGCCTATCTGCCCCCTGTTTTTTGAAATTGTAGAcatctttttttcaattttgctgtttttgttttggttgatatgtctacatttttttccttataacttACTTATTTTATTGAGAAGAAATTCACATGGAATTaaccattaaaaaattatttattttttaatttaaggataattgttttacagaattctgttttctgtcaaacatcagcatgaatcagccataggtgtacatatgtcccctccctcatgagcctcccatctccctccccatcccaaccctctaggctgatacagagcccctgtttgagttctctgagacataacagtaaattcccattggctatctattttacatatgttattgaaagtttccatgttactctccatacctctcaccctctcctcccctcttgctgtgtccataagtctgttttctatgtttctCCATGTCTGCCTTgcaaattcatcagtaccatctttctagattctgtatatatgtgttagtatacgatatttatctt
This window contains:
- the LOC534630 gene encoding RNA-binding motif protein, X-linked 2-like → MNPLTKVKLINELNEREVQLGVPEKVSWHNEYKDSAWIFLGGLPYELTEGDIICVFSQYGEIVNINLVWDKKTGKSKGFCFLCYEDQRSTVLAVDNFNGIKIKGRTIRVDHVSNYRLPEDSEEMDEVTRELQERGCGTHTPPPSSSEGSEDDKPTKKHKKDKKEKKKKKKDKEKTGQEVQAEQPASSSLPRSKMIKEKDDPGSKNHSGKHSEKAEKGQKSESREVRKSHPSSPEVRMTCHGGTEDREKEPRKEKSKHEHKSSSRREEREDRHRERDRGRSSDIHSRRHDRRSEGRTHRSRSRSRDKSHRHKRSRHSRDRESSNPREHRHQ